In Miscanthus floridulus cultivar M001 chromosome 8, ASM1932011v1, whole genome shotgun sequence, the sequence TGGGCCTGCCGCCCCTGGTCTGGGACGAGCGCGTGGCGTCCTACGCGCGGTGGTACGCGCAGTCCCGGCGCGGGGATTGCGCGCTGGTGCACTCGTCGGGGCCCTACGGCGAGAACCTCTTCTGGGGCAGCGGCACCGGGTGGGCGCCGGCGCAGGCCGTGGGCGCGTGGCTCTCGGAGCGGCCCCGCTACGACTACTGGAGCAACAGCTGCAACGGCGGCATGTGCGGGCACTACACCCAGATCATGTGGCAGAGCACCCGCCGCGTCGGCTGCGCCGAGGTCACATGCTACAACGGCAGGGGCAC encodes:
- the LOC136478232 gene encoding pathogenesis-related protein PR-1-like, which codes for MPERSPMASSSSWSPRARFSGTAVLGIALLVLLAGCAANARAYYPGGGGDMRYQFLAQQNAARASMGLPPLVWDERVASYARWYAQSRRGDCALVHSSGPYGENLFWGSGTGWAPAQAVGAWLSERPRYDYWSNSCNGGMCGHYTQIMWQSTRRVGCAEVTCYNGRGTFITCNYDPPGNYVGVRPY